In a single window of the Acipenser ruthenus chromosome 42, fAciRut3.2 maternal haplotype, whole genome shotgun sequence genome:
- the LOC117401073 gene encoding zinc finger protein GLI1 isoform X1, which produces MPVDMQPHQGRYRYEPGPSQPARGLTPSGSPVYSDVSLIRMSPHCSQPGESQALFHPNSHAFVEPYMRPPHGQTPPSMLANRGVATAHGGNGGTYYHQNNLMASHHGFGLNQAGGEHLSSMDVSRFSTPRSMMKLSKKRALSISPMSDASIDLQTMIRTSPNSLVAFINSRCGSTTGSYGHLSVGAMSPSMGFPGSMSHAKGPGSSFGHGPPLSHPPGPCHPAFRHPATPSLLPHNKHCHMKTEPLGSVKGMEDRSECDVPSPSSAGTQDPLMGLLDGRDDLEKEDGKQEAEVVYETNCHWEGCTKEFDTQEQLVHHINNEHIHGEKKEFVCHWQDCSREQRPFKAQYMLVVHMRRHTGEKPHKCTFEGCNKAYSRLENLKTHLRSHTGEKPYVCEHEACNKAFSNASDRAKHQNRTHSNEKPYVCKILGCTKRYTDPSSLRKHVKTVHGPEAHITKKHRGDTGPRPLGAGLPPSGQGQELHMEKEEGKREDCKLMVPDNTLKSQPSPGGQSSCSSERSPLGSANNNDSGVEMNANAGGSLEDLSTLEDAPCVESAGTAGMSAQALKRLENLKIDKLKQIRRPTPPTRNVKLPAIPGNQGEMLSMCGPSPMLSNRRVRELSNNDLVSMNQLTDRRNSSTSSISSAYTVSRRSSVVSPYLSSRRSSDVSQVSGHPQNTGDPLSPESTRRAGEARQCGGGLPGLANLTPAQQYSLKAKYAAATGGPPPTPLPNVDQPGARMGFMNDYHGQPMPPFQHHGIQRRNSANEYSSYGTGIIHPHQAPGNTIRRASDPVKSGVDQQAVAKVQRFNSLTNMSMSLMGRRNATTSTLQHFGGSEANVARHIYSPRPPSITENVMLEAMASMENPAATQPRDPNLMMPTDGMGQYMGYHQGSNLSPNHEPLNCNEQGYQAAGVHHQNMYHSQRTDMGNQQVRQVEAMRQGGMASNMIQQPEYGMNQCQLSPSSQHFPNLLQMNASENLAGQWGEPSPGSMDHSHQNHPHAMPNMMSGGQYTGSAMQHPGHPRSSMPNNSHTQPTMFTNQKVMHQQTIKPEQQFHQSLSTLNPCQNMKQQQPMAPQQTFDRSSQMVRPSGMSCEFQGQLDTQQASFSVGMTAGMLGSPVQEGRRSQTPMMQVKEMMVRNYVQSQQALMWEQQQKNEMPPPADSMDLGSQGQIMQHSPHSQPYMSPNYINYQQPSQQQANLMSPVSHSGSVQSKDMLSPNSQCYSHDMVPRPPQGRKPISRQNSMTHQQGYLDSPPQLSPGHESSTSPRRTVQLPQVQPHQELSTSNNSTIYYSGQIQMHHPDISKQLARQNSQQGSCVNQQINQMDQMKPGSLAYPEMGQMSSALDNLDLENAQIDFAAILDDADHSALMPGPNGIHSSSHTSSRLTTPRNSVTLQSGLSNMDMASIMTSLTGENKFLNTMS; this is translated from the exons ATGCCAGTTGACATGCAGCCCCATCAGGGCCGGTATCGCTACGAGCCTGGCCCCAGTCAGCCCGCCAGGGG CCTCACACCGTCTGGCAGTCCTGTGTACTCTGATGTGTCTCTGATCAGGATGTCTCCTCATTGCTCTCAGCCTGGGGAGAGCCAGGCCCTGTTCCACCCCAACAGCCACGCCTTCGTGGAGCCATACATGAGGCCACCTCACGGACAGACACCCCCCAGCATGCTGGCTAACCGGGGCGTGGCAACAGCACATG GAGGGAATGGAGGGACTTACTACCACCAGAATAACCTGATGGCCAGTCACCATGGCTTTGGCTTGAACCAGGCTGGGGGAGAGCACCTGAGCTCTATGGATG tgtcgCGGTTCTCCACGCCTCGCTCGATGATGAAGCTCAGTAAGAAGCGAGCGCTCTCCATCTCTCCCATGTCAGACGCCAGCATTGACCTGCAGACCATGATCCGCACCTCCCCCAACTCCCTCGTCGCCTTCATCAACTCCCGCTGCGGCTCCACCACCGGCTCCTACGGGCACCTCTCTGTGGGGGCCATGAG CCCGTCAATGGGATTCCCAGGCTCCATGAGTCATGCCAAGGGTCCGGGCTCCTCGTTCGGGCacggcccgcccctcagccacccCCCTGGGCCCTGCCACCCTGCCTTCAGGCACCCGGCCACCCCCAGCCTGCTGCCACACAACAAGCACTGCCAC ATGAAGACGGAGCCTCTGGGCAGTGTGAAGGGAATGGAGGACAGGTCTGAGTGTGACGTTCCCAGCCCCTCCTCTGCAGGCACACAG GACCCTCTGATGGGACTCCTGGACGGGAGGGATGACCTGGAGAAGGAGGACGGGAAGCAGGAGGCTGAAGTCGTGTATGAGACCAACTGTCACTGGGAGGGCTGCACCAAGGAGTTCGACACCCAGGAGCAGCTGGTGCAT CACATTAACAATGAGCACATCCACGGGGAGAAGAAGGAGTTTGTGTGTCACTGGCAGGACTGCTCGCGGGAGCAGAGGCCCTTCAAAGCTCAGTACATGCTGGTGGTGCACATGAGGAgacacactggagagaagccacacAAGTGTACT TTCGAGGGCTGTAATAAGGCGTACTCCCGGCTTGAGAATCTGAAGACCCACCTGCGATCACACACAGGGGAGAAACCGTACGTGTGTGAACACGAGGCCTGCAACAAGGCATTCTCCAACGCCTCGGACCGAGCCAAGCACCAGAACCGCACCCACTCCAACGAG aAACCGTACGTGTGTAAAATCCTGGGTTGCACCAAGCGCTACACTGACCCCAGCTCGCTGAGGAAGCACGTCAAGACCGTGCACGGGCCCGAGGCTCACATCACCAAGAAACACCGCGGAGACACGGGCCCCCGGCCCCTTGGAGCAGGGCTGCCCCCCTCTGGACAGGGCCAGGAACTACACATGGAGAAGGAGGAGGGCAAGAGAGAGGACTGCAAACTGATGGTGCCAGACAATACACTG AAATCTCAGCCCAGTCCTGGTGGCCAGTCCTCGTGCAGTAGCGAGCGTTCGCCACTGGGGAGCGCCAACAACAACGACAGCGGGGTGGAGATGAATGCAAACGCTGGGGGCAGCCTGGAGGATCTCTCCACCCTGGAGGACGCGCCCTGCGTGGAGTCAGCGGGCACAGCGGGCATGTCCGCCCAGGCCCTTAAGCGGCTTGAGAACCTCAAGATTGACAAGCTGAAGCAGATCCGCAGGCCCACCCCACCCACTCGAAACGTCAAGCTGCCCGCCATCCCGG GTAACCAGGGAGAGATGCTGTCCATGTGCGGCCCGTCTCCGATGCTGTCTAATCGGCGGGTGAGGGAGCTGTCCAACAATGACCTCGTGTCCATGAACCAGCTGACCGATCGGAGGAACAGCAGCACAAGCAGCATCAGCTCCGCCTACACGGTCAGCCGGCGGTCATCTGTCGTCTCTCCCTACCTCTCCAGCCGTCGGTCCAGCGACGTGTCCCAGGTCAGCGGACACCCCCAAAACACAGGCGACCCCCTCTCTCCCGAGAGTACCCGCAGGGCGGGAGAGGCCAGGCAGTGCGGGGGAGGCCTGCCCGGTTTGGCTAACCTTACCCCAGCACAGCAGTACAGCTTGAAGGCCAAATACGCGGCTGCCACTGGAggtcctccccccacccccttacCCAACGTGGATCAGCCCGGGGCAAGGATGGGTTTCATGAATGACTACCATGGTCAACCCATGCCTCCATTCCAGCATCACGGAATCCAACGCAGGAACAGCGCCAACGAGTACAGCAGCTACGGGACGGGCATCATCCACCCTCACCAAGCGCCTGGGAACACCATCCGGAGAGCCAGTGACCCGGTGAAGTCAGGGGTCGACCAGCAAGCAGTGGCCAAAGTCCAGCGTTTCAACAGCTTGACCAACATGAGCATGTCCCTGATGGGAAGAAGAAACGCCACCACCTCCACACTCCAGCATTTCGGAGGGTCGGAAGCCAACGTTGCTAGGCACATCTACTCCCCACGGCCCCCTAGCATCACAGAGAATGTTATGCTGGAGGCTATGGCCAGTATGGAAAACCCCGCTGCCACCCAGCCTAGGGATCCCAACTTGATGATGCCCACCGATGGTATGGGGCAGTATATGGGTTACCACCAGGGGTCGAACTTGTCTCCTAATCACGAGCCTTTGAATTGCAACGAACAAGGCTATCAGGCAGCAGGGGTGCATCATCAGAATATGTATCACAGCCAGCGTACAGATATGGGCAACCAACAAGTCAGGCAAGTTGAGGCCATGCGCCAAGGAGGGATGGCAAGCAACATGATTCAACAGCCAGAGTATGGAATGAACCAATGCCAGCTGAGTCCTTCCAGTCAACACTTCCCTAACCTCTTGCAGATGAATGCCAGCGAAAACCTAGCAGGCCAGTGGGGAGAGCCTAGCCCAGGCAGTATGGACCACTCGCATCAGAACCACCCGCATGCAATGCCAAACATGATGTCAGGCGGGCAGTATACAGGTTCTGCCATGCAACACCCAGGCCACCCAAGGTCAAGCATGCCCAACAACAGCCACACTCAGCCAACCATGTTCACCAACCAGAAGGTCATGCACCAGCAGACCATCAAACCAGAGCAGCAGTTCCACCAGTCCTTGTCAACCTTGAACCCCTGTCAGAATATGAAGCAGCAGCAGCCCATGGCACCTCAGCAGACTTTTGACCGGTCTTCTCAGATGGTACGTCCAAGTGGTATGAGCTGCGAGTTCCAAGGCCAGCTAGACACCCAGCAGGCTTCCTTCTCCGTGGGCATGACGGCTGGCATGCTTGGGTCTCCTGTACAGGAGGGGAGAAGGTCTCAGACCCCCATGATGCAGGTGAAGGAGATGATGGTTCGGAATTACGTGCAGTCCCAGCAAGCCCTGATGTGGGAACAGCAGCAGAAAAACGAAATGCCTCCGCCAGCAGACAGCATGGACCTGGGCAGCCAAGGCCAGATCATGCAGCACAGCCCCCATTCCCAGCCTTACATGAGTCCCAATTATATCAACTACCAGCAACCATCACAGCAGCAGGCTAACCTGATGAGCCCAGTGTCTCACAGTGGATCAGTGCAGTCTAAAGACATGCTGAGCCCCAACAGCCAGTGCTACAGCCACGACATGGTTCCCAGGCCTCCACAAGGAAGGAAACCCATAAGCCGGCAGAACAGCATGACCCACCAGCAAGGGTACCTAGACAGCCCCCCTCAGTTGAGCCCGGGCCATGAGTCTTCCACCAGCCCTAGGAGAACCGTCCAGCTTCCTCAAGTGCAACCCCATCAAGAATTGAGCACCAGCAACAACAGCACAATCTACTATTCCGGGCAGATACAAATGCATCACCCGGATATAAGCAAGCAGCTCGCCAGGCAAAACTCCCAGCAGGGGAGCTGCGTGAACCAGCAAATCAACCAAATGGACCAAATGAAGCCAGGATCCTTGGCTTATCCCGAGATGGGGCAGATGTCCAGCGCCCTTGATAACTTGGATCTGGAGAATGCCCAGATAGACTTTGCAGCCATTCTAGACGATGCAGACCACTCTGCCTTGATGCCCGGTCCCAATGGCATCCACAGCTCGTCCCACACGTCCTCCCGTCTCACCACGCCAAGGAACTCTGTCACTCTCCAGTCAGGGCTGTCCAACATGGACATGGCATCCATCATGACTTCACTAACGGGGGAAAACAAGTTTCTCAACACCATGTCTTAG
- the LOC117401073 gene encoding zinc finger protein GLI1 isoform X2 — MKTVFYSFQSLTPSGSPVYSDVSLIRMSPHCSQPGESQALFHPNSHAFVEPYMRPPHGQTPPSMLANRGVATAHGGNGGTYYHQNNLMASHHGFGLNQAGGEHLSSMDVSRFSTPRSMMKLSKKRALSISPMSDASIDLQTMIRTSPNSLVAFINSRCGSTTGSYGHLSVGAMSPSMGFPGSMSHAKGPGSSFGHGPPLSHPPGPCHPAFRHPATPSLLPHNKHCHMKTEPLGSVKGMEDRSECDVPSPSSAGTQDPLMGLLDGRDDLEKEDGKQEAEVVYETNCHWEGCTKEFDTQEQLVHHINNEHIHGEKKEFVCHWQDCSREQRPFKAQYMLVVHMRRHTGEKPHKCTFEGCNKAYSRLENLKTHLRSHTGEKPYVCEHEACNKAFSNASDRAKHQNRTHSNEKPYVCKILGCTKRYTDPSSLRKHVKTVHGPEAHITKKHRGDTGPRPLGAGLPPSGQGQELHMEKEEGKREDCKLMVPDNTLKSQPSPGGQSSCSSERSPLGSANNNDSGVEMNANAGGSLEDLSTLEDAPCVESAGTAGMSAQALKRLENLKIDKLKQIRRPTPPTRNVKLPAIPGNQGEMLSMCGPSPMLSNRRVRELSNNDLVSMNQLTDRRNSSTSSISSAYTVSRRSSVVSPYLSSRRSSDVSQVSGHPQNTGDPLSPESTRRAGEARQCGGGLPGLANLTPAQQYSLKAKYAAATGGPPPTPLPNVDQPGARMGFMNDYHGQPMPPFQHHGIQRRNSANEYSSYGTGIIHPHQAPGNTIRRASDPVKSGVDQQAVAKVQRFNSLTNMSMSLMGRRNATTSTLQHFGGSEANVARHIYSPRPPSITENVMLEAMASMENPAATQPRDPNLMMPTDGMGQYMGYHQGSNLSPNHEPLNCNEQGYQAAGVHHQNMYHSQRTDMGNQQVRQVEAMRQGGMASNMIQQPEYGMNQCQLSPSSQHFPNLLQMNASENLAGQWGEPSPGSMDHSHQNHPHAMPNMMSGGQYTGSAMQHPGHPRSSMPNNSHTQPTMFTNQKVMHQQTIKPEQQFHQSLSTLNPCQNMKQQQPMAPQQTFDRSSQMVRPSGMSCEFQGQLDTQQASFSVGMTAGMLGSPVQEGRRSQTPMMQVKEMMVRNYVQSQQALMWEQQQKNEMPPPADSMDLGSQGQIMQHSPHSQPYMSPNYINYQQPSQQQANLMSPVSHSGSVQSKDMLSPNSQCYSHDMVPRPPQGRKPISRQNSMTHQQGYLDSPPQLSPGHESSTSPRRTVQLPQVQPHQELSTSNNSTIYYSGQIQMHHPDISKQLARQNSQQGSCVNQQINQMDQMKPGSLAYPEMGQMSSALDNLDLENAQIDFAAILDDADHSALMPGPNGIHSSSHTSSRLTTPRNSVTLQSGLSNMDMASIMTSLTGENKFLNTMS, encoded by the exons CCTCACACCGTCTGGCAGTCCTGTGTACTCTGATGTGTCTCTGATCAGGATGTCTCCTCATTGCTCTCAGCCTGGGGAGAGCCAGGCCCTGTTCCACCCCAACAGCCACGCCTTCGTGGAGCCATACATGAGGCCACCTCACGGACAGACACCCCCCAGCATGCTGGCTAACCGGGGCGTGGCAACAGCACATG GAGGGAATGGAGGGACTTACTACCACCAGAATAACCTGATGGCCAGTCACCATGGCTTTGGCTTGAACCAGGCTGGGGGAGAGCACCTGAGCTCTATGGATG tgtcgCGGTTCTCCACGCCTCGCTCGATGATGAAGCTCAGTAAGAAGCGAGCGCTCTCCATCTCTCCCATGTCAGACGCCAGCATTGACCTGCAGACCATGATCCGCACCTCCCCCAACTCCCTCGTCGCCTTCATCAACTCCCGCTGCGGCTCCACCACCGGCTCCTACGGGCACCTCTCTGTGGGGGCCATGAG CCCGTCAATGGGATTCCCAGGCTCCATGAGTCATGCCAAGGGTCCGGGCTCCTCGTTCGGGCacggcccgcccctcagccacccCCCTGGGCCCTGCCACCCTGCCTTCAGGCACCCGGCCACCCCCAGCCTGCTGCCACACAACAAGCACTGCCAC ATGAAGACGGAGCCTCTGGGCAGTGTGAAGGGAATGGAGGACAGGTCTGAGTGTGACGTTCCCAGCCCCTCCTCTGCAGGCACACAG GACCCTCTGATGGGACTCCTGGACGGGAGGGATGACCTGGAGAAGGAGGACGGGAAGCAGGAGGCTGAAGTCGTGTATGAGACCAACTGTCACTGGGAGGGCTGCACCAAGGAGTTCGACACCCAGGAGCAGCTGGTGCAT CACATTAACAATGAGCACATCCACGGGGAGAAGAAGGAGTTTGTGTGTCACTGGCAGGACTGCTCGCGGGAGCAGAGGCCCTTCAAAGCTCAGTACATGCTGGTGGTGCACATGAGGAgacacactggagagaagccacacAAGTGTACT TTCGAGGGCTGTAATAAGGCGTACTCCCGGCTTGAGAATCTGAAGACCCACCTGCGATCACACACAGGGGAGAAACCGTACGTGTGTGAACACGAGGCCTGCAACAAGGCATTCTCCAACGCCTCGGACCGAGCCAAGCACCAGAACCGCACCCACTCCAACGAG aAACCGTACGTGTGTAAAATCCTGGGTTGCACCAAGCGCTACACTGACCCCAGCTCGCTGAGGAAGCACGTCAAGACCGTGCACGGGCCCGAGGCTCACATCACCAAGAAACACCGCGGAGACACGGGCCCCCGGCCCCTTGGAGCAGGGCTGCCCCCCTCTGGACAGGGCCAGGAACTACACATGGAGAAGGAGGAGGGCAAGAGAGAGGACTGCAAACTGATGGTGCCAGACAATACACTG AAATCTCAGCCCAGTCCTGGTGGCCAGTCCTCGTGCAGTAGCGAGCGTTCGCCACTGGGGAGCGCCAACAACAACGACAGCGGGGTGGAGATGAATGCAAACGCTGGGGGCAGCCTGGAGGATCTCTCCACCCTGGAGGACGCGCCCTGCGTGGAGTCAGCGGGCACAGCGGGCATGTCCGCCCAGGCCCTTAAGCGGCTTGAGAACCTCAAGATTGACAAGCTGAAGCAGATCCGCAGGCCCACCCCACCCACTCGAAACGTCAAGCTGCCCGCCATCCCGG GTAACCAGGGAGAGATGCTGTCCATGTGCGGCCCGTCTCCGATGCTGTCTAATCGGCGGGTGAGGGAGCTGTCCAACAATGACCTCGTGTCCATGAACCAGCTGACCGATCGGAGGAACAGCAGCACAAGCAGCATCAGCTCCGCCTACACGGTCAGCCGGCGGTCATCTGTCGTCTCTCCCTACCTCTCCAGCCGTCGGTCCAGCGACGTGTCCCAGGTCAGCGGACACCCCCAAAACACAGGCGACCCCCTCTCTCCCGAGAGTACCCGCAGGGCGGGAGAGGCCAGGCAGTGCGGGGGAGGCCTGCCCGGTTTGGCTAACCTTACCCCAGCACAGCAGTACAGCTTGAAGGCCAAATACGCGGCTGCCACTGGAggtcctccccccacccccttacCCAACGTGGATCAGCCCGGGGCAAGGATGGGTTTCATGAATGACTACCATGGTCAACCCATGCCTCCATTCCAGCATCACGGAATCCAACGCAGGAACAGCGCCAACGAGTACAGCAGCTACGGGACGGGCATCATCCACCCTCACCAAGCGCCTGGGAACACCATCCGGAGAGCCAGTGACCCGGTGAAGTCAGGGGTCGACCAGCAAGCAGTGGCCAAAGTCCAGCGTTTCAACAGCTTGACCAACATGAGCATGTCCCTGATGGGAAGAAGAAACGCCACCACCTCCACACTCCAGCATTTCGGAGGGTCGGAAGCCAACGTTGCTAGGCACATCTACTCCCCACGGCCCCCTAGCATCACAGAGAATGTTATGCTGGAGGCTATGGCCAGTATGGAAAACCCCGCTGCCACCCAGCCTAGGGATCCCAACTTGATGATGCCCACCGATGGTATGGGGCAGTATATGGGTTACCACCAGGGGTCGAACTTGTCTCCTAATCACGAGCCTTTGAATTGCAACGAACAAGGCTATCAGGCAGCAGGGGTGCATCATCAGAATATGTATCACAGCCAGCGTACAGATATGGGCAACCAACAAGTCAGGCAAGTTGAGGCCATGCGCCAAGGAGGGATGGCAAGCAACATGATTCAACAGCCAGAGTATGGAATGAACCAATGCCAGCTGAGTCCTTCCAGTCAACACTTCCCTAACCTCTTGCAGATGAATGCCAGCGAAAACCTAGCAGGCCAGTGGGGAGAGCCTAGCCCAGGCAGTATGGACCACTCGCATCAGAACCACCCGCATGCAATGCCAAACATGATGTCAGGCGGGCAGTATACAGGTTCTGCCATGCAACACCCAGGCCACCCAAGGTCAAGCATGCCCAACAACAGCCACACTCAGCCAACCATGTTCACCAACCAGAAGGTCATGCACCAGCAGACCATCAAACCAGAGCAGCAGTTCCACCAGTCCTTGTCAACCTTGAACCCCTGTCAGAATATGAAGCAGCAGCAGCCCATGGCACCTCAGCAGACTTTTGACCGGTCTTCTCAGATGGTACGTCCAAGTGGTATGAGCTGCGAGTTCCAAGGCCAGCTAGACACCCAGCAGGCTTCCTTCTCCGTGGGCATGACGGCTGGCATGCTTGGGTCTCCTGTACAGGAGGGGAGAAGGTCTCAGACCCCCATGATGCAGGTGAAGGAGATGATGGTTCGGAATTACGTGCAGTCCCAGCAAGCCCTGATGTGGGAACAGCAGCAGAAAAACGAAATGCCTCCGCCAGCAGACAGCATGGACCTGGGCAGCCAAGGCCAGATCATGCAGCACAGCCCCCATTCCCAGCCTTACATGAGTCCCAATTATATCAACTACCAGCAACCATCACAGCAGCAGGCTAACCTGATGAGCCCAGTGTCTCACAGTGGATCAGTGCAGTCTAAAGACATGCTGAGCCCCAACAGCCAGTGCTACAGCCACGACATGGTTCCCAGGCCTCCACAAGGAAGGAAACCCATAAGCCGGCAGAACAGCATGACCCACCAGCAAGGGTACCTAGACAGCCCCCCTCAGTTGAGCCCGGGCCATGAGTCTTCCACCAGCCCTAGGAGAACCGTCCAGCTTCCTCAAGTGCAACCCCATCAAGAATTGAGCACCAGCAACAACAGCACAATCTACTATTCCGGGCAGATACAAATGCATCACCCGGATATAAGCAAGCAGCTCGCCAGGCAAAACTCCCAGCAGGGGAGCTGCGTGAACCAGCAAATCAACCAAATGGACCAAATGAAGCCAGGATCCTTGGCTTATCCCGAGATGGGGCAGATGTCCAGCGCCCTTGATAACTTGGATCTGGAGAATGCCCAGATAGACTTTGCAGCCATTCTAGACGATGCAGACCACTCTGCCTTGATGCCCGGTCCCAATGGCATCCACAGCTCGTCCCACACGTCCTCCCGTCTCACCACGCCAAGGAACTCTGTCACTCTCCAGTCAGGGCTGTCCAACATGGACATGGCATCCATCATGACTTCACTAACGGGGGAAAACAAGTTTCTCAACACCATGTCTTAG